TGCCTTCGACGTGGTTGTACGGGACCGCGAGGTCTCCCTCCCGCTTCCGGTACGCCACAGCCGCCCGGTGGCCGGCCTTCCAGTTCGCGTGCTCGGGCGTGATCAGGTTGTACTGCACCAGCCGTGCGATCAGAACCGGGTCGCGGTGCGCCCCGAACCGGAGCAGCAACCGCTGCTCCTCGTCCTCGTCGCTCTCCGGCGCCTCACCGATCCAGGACGACGTCTGCTCGGTGCGTGTGGCGTCCTCCTGGGGAATTGCCAGCATCTCGACGGCACGTTCATCGTGCGCCCTCAGTCCGGAAAGAACCTTCAACAACGGCCCATACGAACCGGAATACGGCATGTCTTCCGGCTTTTCATTCATCCCGAGGAAAACAGGCACAATGAGCGTCGCCAGTTTGTCCTGCCCGGGCTTCTGCCGCAGCGCCCGACCGATCGCCTGGACGATATCCACGGCCGATCCCTTGGGATCGATCAGGGCAACAGAATCCACGCTTGGAACATCGACACCCTCACCCAGAACCCGACAATTCGACATCACCGCACGCCCGGCCCGCGCCCCGAACTGCCGCAGCTCCTGCGAGCGCATCTCCGGCCGGTGCTCACCCGACAGCCATCCCGACCACACCCGCTCCGGATGCCGCCCAGGGTCGGCCGCGTGCAGCCGGGCCGCGATCCTGCCCAGCCCCTCCGAGAACGCACGGGCCTCGATCGTGCGGTGGTGGAAGGTGATGCAGGTCGTCAGCTTGTGCTCGCTCATCGCCTCCAGCAGCGCCGCCTGGAGCACCGCCAGGCGCTCACCCCGAACGTGCTCCTCACGCCGCTCCTCCCCGTACAAACGCTCCAGCGTCAGCCGCTCATCCCGTAGTTCGGCCACCACGATCTGATACCGGGCAAGCAACCCGCGGCTGATGGCATCCGACAAGGACATCGACCACAGGACAGGCCCGAAGATCGCCTCATCCGCCATGGAACAGGCCATCTCCTGCGGCAGCGGATCGAACGCCGCCGGCCCCCCGGCAGCAGGCTCCCACCGCCGCGGCGGCCGCTCCATCCAGATCCTCGGCGTCGCCGTCAGATACAACCGCCGCACCGCAGGAAGCTGCTCCTGGTCGTGCACAGCCGCCCACGCCTTACCCAGCGACCCCGACGTACGGTGCGCCTCGTCCACACACACCAGGTCGAACACGTCCATCGGAAGGCCGTACAGGCCCTCGTGAGCCTCGATCAGCACCGGCAGGGACGCATACGTCGCGAACACCGTCACCGGCCCGCTGCCGTAATGCAGAGCCAGCTGCGGGGCACTGGTCGTCGACGGCACCCCCAGCGCGTACAGACGCGGGTCGTCATCCATCGAGCACACCGCCACCATCGGCCCCGTACGCCCGAAAGCCCGCCACTCACGCACCGTCTGGGACAGCAGATCG
The Streptomyces sp. NBC_00234 DNA segment above includes these coding regions:
- a CDS encoding DEAD/DEAH box helicase codes for the protein MADGIKLYPHQAEAVEAIVTGLEIRPGQRFPDQGLRGQVHAACGTGKTFIAAAAAQRIAPHGRVLVLVPTLDLLSQTVREWRAFGRTGPMVAVCSMDDDPRLYALGVPSTTSAPQLALHYGSGPVTVFATYASLPVLIEAHEGLYGLPMDVFDLVCVDEAHRTSGSLGKAWAAVHDQEQLPAVRRLYLTATPRIWMERPPRRWEPAAGGPAAFDPLPQEMACSMADEAIFGPVLWSMSLSDAISRGLLARYQIVVAELRDERLTLERLYGEERREEHVRGERLAVLQAALLEAMSEHKLTTCITFHHRTIEARAFSEGLGRIAARLHAADPGRHPERVWSGWLSGEHRPEMRSQELRQFGARAGRAVMSNCRVLGEGVDVPSVDSVALIDPKGSAVDIVQAIGRALRQKPGQDKLATLIVPVFLGMNEKPEDMPYSGSYGPLLKVLSGLRAHDERAVEMLAIPQEDATRTEQTSSWIGEAPESDEDEEQRLLLRFGAHRDPVLIARLVQYNLITPEHANWKAGHRAAVAYRKREGDLAVPYNHVEGRDETSEVRGGIGGGGGGGFPLGRWLSDQRRAMRSGTMLPERATDLEALDIVWDPADAAWEENLGAARAWFETYGTLAAPVTAAIMDRPAGQFLANARKKNGLGKDEARAARRAAQLAAIDPDWNPDWPVDWQRHYAALAGLVAPGNVLAQVEPGSMVHGMDVGRWLAVQREGWDRLAVGQRERLAQLGVKPAPRSAAPARKTRNGRGAAGGAFERGTTALTQYKEREGKTVVARSWNEELPDGTTVRLGVWLSNTRSRRGGLTQEQREQLATLGVDWAR